Proteins encoded within one genomic window of Actinoplanes octamycinicus:
- a CDS encoding GNAT family N-acetyltransferase: MPDDLPNLMTAWVHGWATSRATPAPTAVPGGWRIHVGLPGHRIRYVLTGADLAGLADAPHSPGTWIKAVTPAGRLRAALPAGWVPAETLHVMSTRFGAGAGRVPEPYIGEIRTDGRVVEARVRDADGATAASAFLAPAGSIAVIDRVETAPAHRRRGLGSTVMGMLAEHAVRHGMPHGVLVATDDGRALYQRLGWSVVTALEAAHLPEPAATTA; the protein is encoded by the coding sequence GTGCCGGACGATCTGCCGAACCTGATGACCGCGTGGGTGCACGGGTGGGCCACCTCCCGCGCCACCCCGGCGCCGACTGCGGTGCCCGGCGGCTGGCGCATCCACGTGGGCCTGCCGGGACACCGGATCCGCTACGTGCTGACCGGCGCCGACCTCGCCGGCCTGGCGGACGCCCCGCATTCGCCCGGGACCTGGATCAAGGCGGTCACGCCGGCCGGCCGGTTGCGGGCGGCGCTGCCCGCGGGCTGGGTGCCGGCGGAGACCCTGCACGTGATGAGCACCCGGTTCGGCGCCGGTGCCGGAAGGGTGCCGGAGCCGTACATCGGGGAGATCCGCACCGACGGCCGGGTCGTCGAGGCGCGGGTCCGTGACGCCGACGGAGCGACCGCGGCGTCCGCCTTCCTGGCGCCCGCCGGTTCGATCGCCGTGATCGACCGGGTGGAGACCGCGCCGGCGCACCGGCGGCGCGGCCTGGGCAGCACGGTGATGGGCATGCTCGCCGAGCACGCGGTGCGCCACGGCATGCCGCACGGCGTCCTGGTCGCCACCGACGACGGGCGCGCGCTCTACCAGCGGCTCGGCTGGAGCGTGGTCACCGCCTTGGAAGCCGCCCACCTACCCGAGCCTGCGGCCACCACCGCCTGA
- a CDS encoding polysaccharide deacetylase family protein, producing the protein MPEQINILFHGIGEPQRELEPGEDQYWISEAAFAAILDEVAGWPDVNLSFDDSNTSDVEIALPALLERGLTAEFFVLAGRLDQPGSLGADDLRTLIKNGMPVANHGMWHHPWRGMDDATTRAELAEARDRISSVIGRPVTRAACPLGRYDRTTLAALRRLGYTTVFTSDRRPARPGRWLQPRFSVYRDDTPESVRAAVQRSRSLRPRLRNAAAGVVKRWR; encoded by the coding sequence GTGCCTGAGCAGATCAACATCCTGTTCCACGGCATCGGCGAGCCGCAGCGCGAGCTGGAGCCCGGCGAGGACCAGTACTGGATCTCCGAGGCGGCCTTCGCGGCGATCCTCGACGAGGTCGCCGGCTGGCCCGACGTGAACCTCAGCTTCGACGACAGCAACACCTCGGACGTCGAGATCGCCCTGCCGGCCCTGCTGGAGCGTGGCCTCACCGCCGAGTTCTTCGTCCTGGCCGGCCGCCTCGACCAGCCCGGCAGCCTGGGCGCCGACGACCTGCGCACGCTGATCAAAAACGGTATGCCGGTGGCCAACCACGGCATGTGGCACCACCCGTGGCGCGGCATGGACGACGCCACCACGCGGGCCGAGCTGGCCGAGGCCCGGGACCGCATCTCCTCGGTCATCGGCCGGCCGGTCACCCGGGCGGCCTGCCCGCTGGGCCGCTACGACCGCACCACGCTGGCCGCGCTGCGCCGGCTCGGCTACACCACGGTCTTCACCAGCGACCGCCGCCCGGCCCGGCCCGGGCGCTGGCTGCAGCCGCGCTTCAGCGTCTACCGCGACGACACCCCGGAGTCGGTCCGCGCGGCCGTCCAGCGATCCCGGTCGCTGCGGCCACGGCTCCGCAACGCCGCCGCCGGCGTCGTCAAACGCTGGCGCTGA